From one Mycobacterium colombiense CECT 3035 genomic stretch:
- a CDS encoding SAM-dependent methyltransferase yields the protein MTVPNDDTWGPATNVGATATMAAAARAIATRDEVINDPFAEPLVRAVGVKFLTRWATGELVASDVDVEGSPWGLAQMPASIAARTRYFDEFCADAAAAGIRQAVILASGLDARAYRLDWPTGMKVFEVDQPAIIEFKTTTLSRLGAEPKVDLCTVAIDLRDDWSTALATAGLDSSKPTAWIAEGLFGYLAPEAQDGLLDEITALSAPGSRLGSEAVPNTADMDPDAARERMREATAKWRDHGFELDFDVIGFEGERQDVGAYLEAHGWTSVATPMAELLAGHGLEAIARTDDDRQTMNGVTYYTSTLGIGP from the coding sequence ATGACGGTACCCAACGACGACACCTGGGGTCCGGCCACCAATGTGGGAGCCACGGCCACGATGGCGGCTGCGGCAAGGGCCATCGCCACCAGGGACGAGGTCATCAACGATCCATTCGCCGAGCCGTTGGTGCGGGCGGTCGGTGTGAAGTTTCTGACCCGCTGGGCTACCGGTGAGCTGGTCGCCTCGGATGTCGACGTCGAGGGCAGCCCATGGGGCCTGGCGCAGATGCCCGCATCGATTGCGGCCCGCACGCGGTACTTCGATGAGTTCTGCGCCGATGCCGCGGCGGCGGGCATCCGCCAAGCCGTCATCCTCGCCTCGGGCCTCGACGCCCGCGCCTATCGGCTCGACTGGCCGACAGGAATGAAGGTGTTCGAGGTCGATCAACCGGCCATCATCGAGTTCAAAACCACGACGCTGTCGCGGCTCGGTGCCGAACCGAAAGTCGACTTGTGCACGGTCGCGATCGACCTGCGCGACGACTGGTCGACGGCGCTGGCGACGGCGGGTTTGGACAGCAGCAAACCCACGGCGTGGATCGCCGAAGGTCTGTTCGGCTATCTGGCACCCGAGGCCCAGGACGGGCTGCTCGATGAGATCACCGCGCTCAGCGCGCCGGGCAGCCGACTCGGGAGTGAGGCCGTGCCGAATACCGCCGACATGGACCCCGACGCAGCACGCGAACGCATGCGCGAAGCGACGGCCAAGTGGCGCGACCACGGCTTCGAACTCGACTTCGACGTGATCGGGTTTGAGGGTGAGCGCCAAGATGTCGGCGCGTACCTGGAGGCGCACGGCTGGACGTCGGTCGCAACGCCGATGGCCGAGCTGCTTGCCGGCCACGGGTTGGAGGCGATCGCGCGGACCGATGACGATCGACAGACGATGAATGGCGTCACCTACTACACGTCGACGCTGGGCATAGGCCCTTAG
- a CDS encoding DoxX family protein translates to MNGLDQRLARYAPAVLGLFRCVYGVLFAAYGSRSLFDWPVRSPVHIGFGVSPEWYAGLIEIVAGLLIAGGLFTRAVAFVASGEMAVAYFSIHQPKALWPVGDPPAGNGGALAILFCFAFFLLVFSGGGAYSLDALRRKASR, encoded by the coding sequence ATGAATGGGCTCGATCAGAGACTGGCCCGCTACGCCCCTGCCGTGCTCGGCCTGTTTCGCTGCGTCTACGGTGTGCTCTTCGCCGCGTACGGGTCGAGAAGCCTCTTCGACTGGCCCGTCCGCTCGCCCGTTCATATCGGGTTCGGCGTTTCACCGGAGTGGTATGCCGGGCTGATCGAAATCGTCGCGGGCCTGCTCATCGCCGGCGGGTTGTTCACCCGCGCCGTCGCGTTCGTCGCCTCGGGGGAGATGGCGGTCGCCTACTTCTCGATTCATCAACCCAAGGCGCTGTGGCCCGTCGGCGATCCGCCCGCAGGCAATGGCGGGGCTCTGGCGATCCTGTTCTGTTTCGCGTTCTTCCTGCTGGTCTTCTCCGGCGGCGGCGCCTACTCGCTCGATGCGCTACGCCGAAAGGCGTCCCGCTGA
- a CDS encoding glycogen/starch/alpha-glucan phosphorylase: MGAAALQRAINDHLRYSIGRPAAARRPEHYYRALALAVRDRMQDRRVASTQTSLDLGRKVTCYLSAEFLMGPQLGNNLLNLQMERAAREALAAMGQNLDTILACEEEPGLGNGGLGRLAACYLDSLATLERPAIGYGIRYEFGIFDQEIHDGWQVEQTDNWLDNGNPWEIAKPDVSFLVKWGGYAEHYTDEAGHDRVRWVPGRLLKGTAYDTPIQGYGVNTCNVLTLWSARAVKSFALEAFNTGDYYKAVEDEVTSETVTKVLYPNDEPEAGKRLRLLQQYFFVSCSLQHVLHIMDDLADVSVKELPQRFALQLNDTHPSIGVAELMRLLVDERELDWDEAWDITVATFGYTNHTLLPEALETWPLDMFAESLPRHLEIIYEINRRFLDEVRARFPGDEDRVARMSLIGENGGKSVRMAHLATVGSHAINGVAALHSELLKSSVLKDFYEMWPERFSNKTNGVTPRRFLALANPGLRELLDRTVGDGWLTDLGRLRGLEPFVDDAAFRREWRDIKRNNKSRLAKYIQSVAGVELNPDWMFDVQVKRIHEYKRQHLNVLHVVALYHRLKQNPGLSIPQRAFIFGGKAAPGYFLAKRIIKLINAVGETVNADPDVNRFLKVAFVPNFNVQNAHMIYPAADLSEQISTAGKEASGTGNMKFMINGALTIGTLDGANVEMRDEVGPENFFLFGLTEEQVEAVKADGYRPADYIDGPQAGDGELRAVLDLIAAGTFSRGDTEVFRPLVDNLRYDDPFLVCADYASYLDCQERVGAAWQDRESWTKMSILNTARSGKFSSDRAITEYCDEIWNVWPLTVKI, translated from the coding sequence ATGGGCGCGGCCGCTTTGCAGCGGGCGATCAACGACCACCTGCGCTACTCGATCGGGCGCCCGGCGGCGGCCCGGCGCCCCGAGCACTACTACCGCGCGCTCGCCCTGGCGGTGCGGGACCGCATGCAGGACCGCCGGGTGGCCTCGACGCAGACCTCACTCGACCTCGGGCGCAAGGTGACCTGCTATCTGTCCGCCGAATTCCTGATGGGCCCGCAACTGGGCAACAATCTGCTGAACCTCCAGATGGAGCGGGCCGCGCGCGAGGCGCTGGCGGCGATGGGCCAGAACCTCGACACAATCCTGGCCTGCGAGGAGGAGCCCGGGCTGGGCAACGGCGGCCTCGGCAGGCTCGCCGCGTGCTACCTGGACTCGCTGGCCACCCTGGAGCGCCCGGCGATCGGCTACGGCATCCGCTACGAATTCGGCATCTTCGATCAGGAAATTCACGACGGCTGGCAGGTCGAGCAGACCGACAACTGGCTGGACAACGGAAACCCTTGGGAGATCGCCAAACCCGACGTCAGCTTTCTGGTCAAGTGGGGCGGCTACGCCGAGCACTACACCGATGAGGCCGGCCACGACCGCGTCCGCTGGGTGCCCGGACGGCTGCTGAAGGGCACCGCCTACGACACACCGATCCAGGGCTACGGCGTCAACACGTGCAACGTGCTGACGTTGTGGAGCGCGCGCGCCGTCAAGTCGTTCGCGTTGGAGGCCTTCAACACCGGCGACTACTACAAGGCGGTCGAGGACGAGGTGACGTCCGAGACCGTCACCAAGGTGCTCTATCCCAACGACGAGCCCGAGGCCGGCAAGCGGCTGCGCCTGCTGCAGCAGTACTTCTTCGTGTCCTGCTCGCTGCAACACGTGCTGCACATCATGGACGACCTCGCCGACGTGTCCGTCAAGGAACTTCCGCAGCGGTTTGCCCTGCAGCTCAACGACACCCATCCCTCGATCGGGGTCGCCGAGCTGATGCGGCTGCTGGTCGACGAGCGCGAGCTGGACTGGGACGAGGCGTGGGACATCACCGTTGCGACGTTCGGCTACACCAACCACACCCTGCTGCCCGAGGCGCTCGAGACCTGGCCGCTGGACATGTTCGCCGAGTCGCTGCCCCGCCACCTGGAGATCATCTACGAGATCAACCGCCGGTTCCTCGACGAGGTGCGCGCCCGGTTCCCCGGCGACGAGGACCGCGTCGCCCGGATGTCGCTGATCGGCGAGAACGGCGGCAAGAGCGTGCGGATGGCGCACCTGGCCACCGTCGGCAGCCACGCCATCAACGGGGTCGCCGCACTGCACTCCGAACTGCTGAAAAGCAGCGTGCTCAAAGACTTTTACGAGATGTGGCCGGAGCGGTTCAGCAACAAGACCAACGGTGTGACGCCACGCCGCTTCCTCGCCCTGGCCAATCCCGGGCTTCGCGAACTGCTGGACCGCACCGTCGGTGACGGCTGGTTGACGGATCTGGGCCGCCTGCGCGGGCTCGAGCCGTTCGTCGACGACGCCGCCTTTCGGCGCGAGTGGCGTGACATCAAGCGCAACAACAAGTCCCGCCTGGCCAAATACATCCAGTCGGTTGCCGGCGTCGAACTGAACCCGGACTGGATGTTCGACGTCCAGGTCAAGCGCATCCACGAATACAAACGCCAGCACCTCAACGTCCTGCACGTCGTCGCGCTCTACCACCGGCTCAAGCAGAATCCGGGCCTGTCGATCCCGCAGCGCGCCTTCATCTTCGGTGGCAAGGCCGCTCCCGGATATTTCCTGGCCAAGCGAATCATCAAGCTGATCAACGCGGTCGGTGAAACGGTGAACGCGGACCCGGACGTGAACCGATTCCTGAAGGTGGCATTCGTGCCGAACTTCAACGTGCAGAACGCCCATATGATCTATCCGGCCGCCGATCTGTCCGAGCAGATCTCCACCGCCGGCAAGGAAGCCTCCGGCACCGGGAACATGAAGTTCATGATCAACGGGGCGCTGACCATCGGCACCCTGGACGGGGCGAACGTCGAGATGCGCGACGAGGTCGGGCCGGAGAACTTCTTCCTGTTCGGCCTGACGGAGGAGCAGGTCGAGGCGGTCAAGGCCGACGGCTATCGCCCGGCCGATTACATCGACGGCCCCCAAGCTGGAGATGGCGAGCTGCGTGCGGTGCTGGATCTCATTGCCGCCGGCACGTTTTCGCGCGGTGACACCGAGGTGTTCCGGCCCCTGGTGGACAACCTGCGCTACGACGACCCCTTCCTGGTGTGCGCCGACTACGCGTCCTACCTGGACTGCCAGGAGCGGGTCGGCGCGGCGTGGCAGGACCGGGAATCGTGGACCAAGATGTCGATCCTCAACACCGCGCGCAGCGGCAAGTTCTCGTCGGATCGCGCGATCACCGAGTACTGCGACGAGATCTGGAACGTCTGGCCGCTGACGGTCAAGATCTAG
- a CDS encoding DMT family transporter: MTYLFLLGAIFAEVIATSLLKSTDGFSRLWPTVVCLIGYAVSFALLAVSISRGMQTDVAYALWSAIGTALIVLIAVLFLGSSISLTKVLGVGLIIAGVVTLNLTGAH, from the coding sequence GTGACCTATCTCTTTCTCCTCGGCGCCATCTTCGCCGAGGTGATAGCGACCAGCCTGCTCAAGAGCACCGACGGCTTCAGCCGACTGTGGCCGACCGTGGTGTGCCTGATCGGCTACGCCGTCTCCTTCGCGCTGCTGGCGGTTTCGATCTCGCGCGGCATGCAGACCGACGTCGCCTACGCGTTGTGGTCCGCGATCGGTACCGCCCTGATCGTGCTGATCGCCGTGCTGTTCCTGGGCTCGTCGATATCGCTGACGAAGGTTCTCGGCGTCGGGCTGATCATCGCCGGGGTGGTCACGCTGAATCTGACCGGCGCGCACTGA
- a CDS encoding alpha/beta hydrolase, protein MTFAGQPMKFDVSEAIGERAALAATYYPARGDEQAPAVLVCLPGGTYSRGYWDLAIPGHHGYSFAAFATENGYPVVTIDPLGTGESSRPASDFGFSEIAATLACAVSALPDTIGIHAPPVAVAHSLGGYLAITAQALFPGYAGLAVLGCTNQHVAPLNLDAAVIARCATPAGRTELAAEILAALPQPYFEGPREHLQSWFHLADVPAAVVAADSVTAKSVVPRVFGTAMIPGVVAEHAARIDVPVLVGYGVVDVSPDPRAEAGLYRSSPDITTIVLADSAHCHNMASSRHRLWRRLLAWAATVTLPA, encoded by the coding sequence ATGACGTTTGCCGGGCAGCCCATGAAGTTCGATGTCAGCGAGGCGATCGGGGAGCGCGCGGCGCTGGCCGCCACGTACTATCCCGCCCGCGGCGACGAGCAGGCCCCCGCGGTGCTGGTTTGCCTGCCGGGCGGCACCTACAGCCGCGGATACTGGGACCTCGCCATTCCCGGCCACCACGGGTACAGCTTCGCCGCCTTCGCCACCGAGAACGGCTACCCCGTCGTGACGATCGATCCCCTGGGCACCGGCGAAAGCTCGCGGCCCGCAAGCGATTTCGGGTTCAGCGAGATCGCCGCGACACTGGCGTGCGCCGTCTCCGCGTTGCCGGACACGATCGGCATCCACGCGCCGCCCGTCGCCGTGGCGCATTCGCTGGGCGGATACCTGGCCATCACTGCGCAAGCGCTGTTTCCCGGTTACGCCGGGCTGGCGGTGCTGGGCTGCACCAATCAGCACGTCGCGCCACTGAACCTCGATGCGGCGGTCATCGCGCGCTGCGCCACCCCGGCAGGCCGCACCGAGCTGGCCGCCGAAATCCTGGCCGCCCTTCCCCAGCCGTATTTCGAAGGGCCACGCGAGCACCTGCAGAGCTGGTTCCACCTCGCCGACGTGCCCGCCGCCGTCGTCGCCGCCGACTCCGTCACCGCCAAGTCGGTGGTGCCCCGCGTGTTCGGCACGGCGATGATCCCCGGCGTCGTCGCCGAGCACGCGGCGCGGATCGACGTCCCGGTGCTCGTCGGCTATGGCGTGGTCGACGTCTCGCCGGATCCGCGCGCCGAGGCCGGCCTCTACCGGAGCAGCCCCGACATCACCACGATCGTGTTGGCCGACAGCGCACACTGTCACAACATGGCGTCGAGCCGGCATCGGCTGTGGCGGCGCCTGCTCGCCTGGGCCGCCACCGTAACCTTGCCGGCGTGA
- a CDS encoding mycofactocin-coupled SDR family oxidoreductase translates to MSDNDKPLAGRVAFVTGAARGQGRSHCVRLARAGADVVAIDACGPVAANNGYPASTPEDLAETTSLVESEGRKMLAAQVDVRDAAGQQRIVDEAIAQFGRLDIVVANAGVLNWGRLWEISTQQWQDVLDTNLTGVWNTIKATVPAMIRAGNGGSIITISSAAGVKAVPGCGHYCASKFGVVGLTNSLAVELGGYGIRVNSVHPYGTDTPMGNDPSMWQLFADNQTYIHSFSPGALPTDSLADPNLVSDIVVWLAGDASSLVTAAQIPADKGYLKI, encoded by the coding sequence ATGAGCGACAACGACAAACCCCTGGCCGGCCGGGTCGCGTTCGTCACCGGCGCCGCACGCGGGCAGGGCCGTTCGCATTGCGTGCGGCTGGCCCGGGCCGGGGCCGACGTCGTCGCCATCGACGCCTGCGGCCCGGTCGCGGCGAACAACGGATACCCGGCATCGACGCCGGAGGACCTGGCCGAAACGACGAGCCTGGTGGAAAGCGAAGGCCGCAAGATGCTGGCCGCACAGGTCGATGTCCGCGACGCGGCGGGGCAACAGCGGATCGTCGACGAGGCGATCGCCCAGTTCGGCCGCCTCGACATCGTCGTCGCCAACGCCGGCGTGCTGAATTGGGGCCGCCTGTGGGAGATTTCGACTCAGCAATGGCAGGACGTCCTCGACACCAATCTGACCGGCGTCTGGAACACCATCAAAGCCACTGTGCCCGCGATGATCCGGGCGGGCAACGGCGGCTCGATCATCACCATCAGCTCGGCCGCGGGCGTGAAGGCCGTGCCGGGCTGCGGTCACTACTGCGCCAGCAAGTTCGGTGTGGTCGGCCTGACGAACTCACTGGCGGTCGAACTCGGCGGCTACGGCATCCGGGTGAACTCGGTGCACCCGTACGGCACCGACACGCCGATGGGCAACGACCCCTCGATGTGGCAGTTGTTCGCCGACAACCAGACCTACATTCACAGCTTCTCCCCCGGCGCCTTGCCCACCGACTCGCTCGCCGACCCGAACCTGGTGTCCGACATCGTTGTCTGGCTCGCCGGCGACGCGTCCTCACTCGTGACGGCCGCGCAAATTCCCGCCGACAAGGGCTACCTGAAGATCTGA
- a CDS encoding MmpS family transport accessory protein, which produces MPLVAVVVVSVGAVAMVKVHEFSNPPPVITVNEPAAPPEFSIKRLTYELFGNLGEGGMLVWVDINGHPHQVDLTTLPWSHTEATTLTVVSGSISAQVHGGQVGCRLRVNGIVRAEQSDAHQDAHVFCLVKSA; this is translated from the coding sequence ATGCCTTTGGTCGCCGTCGTTGTGGTCAGCGTGGGCGCGGTGGCCATGGTGAAGGTCCACGAGTTCTCCAACCCCCCGCCGGTCATCACGGTCAATGAGCCGGCAGCACCTCCGGAGTTCAGTATCAAACGGCTCACGTACGAATTGTTCGGCAACCTCGGCGAGGGCGGGATGCTCGTCTGGGTGGACATCAACGGGCATCCACATCAGGTCGACCTCACGACGTTGCCGTGGTCGCACACGGAGGCGACCACACTGACCGTGGTGTCCGGCAGCATCTCGGCACAGGTTCATGGTGGTCAGGTCGGCTGCCGGCTGCGGGTGAATGGCATTGTCCGCGCTGAACAGTCCGATGCCCATCAGGACGCTCACGTCTTTTGCCTGGTGAAATCGGCATGA
- a CDS encoding SDR family NAD(P)-dependent oxidoreductase → MSAQSCDGMVALVTGSSRGLGRAIAARLASEGATVALTARTMDPDPKYQGSLSQTRDEIVAAGGKAIAVQADLSQSEDRERLFAEVTGAVGAPDILVNNAAVTFLRPLDGFPERRARLMMEMHVLGPLHLCQLAIPAMRERGRGWILNLTSVGGDLPPGPPFSEFDRTAGFGIYGTAKAALNRLTKSLAAELYDDGIAVNAAAPSNPVATPGAGTLDLAKTDTEDIALITETAFRLCTGDPKTLTGRIAHTQPFLAEAGWTRTGPPTG, encoded by the coding sequence ATGAGCGCACAAAGCTGCGACGGGATGGTTGCTCTCGTCACCGGTAGCAGCCGGGGCCTGGGCAGGGCGATCGCCGCGCGGCTGGCTTCGGAGGGCGCGACGGTGGCGTTGACCGCCCGCACGATGGACCCCGATCCGAAGTACCAGGGGTCGCTGAGCCAGACGCGCGACGAGATCGTCGCCGCGGGCGGGAAGGCCATAGCGGTTCAAGCCGACCTGTCCCAATCCGAGGACCGCGAGCGGCTTTTCGCCGAGGTGACTGGCGCCGTGGGAGCGCCCGACATCCTGGTCAACAACGCCGCGGTGACGTTCCTGCGGCCCCTCGACGGGTTTCCCGAGCGCCGCGCCCGGCTGATGATGGAGATGCATGTGCTCGGGCCGCTGCACCTGTGTCAGCTGGCGATACCCGCGATGCGCGAGCGTGGACGCGGCTGGATCTTGAACCTGACCTCGGTGGGCGGTGACCTGCCGCCCGGGCCGCCGTTCTCGGAGTTCGACCGGACCGCCGGCTTCGGCATCTACGGCACGGCCAAGGCCGCGCTCAATCGGTTGACGAAAAGCCTTGCGGCCGAACTCTATGACGACGGCATCGCGGTCAACGCCGCCGCCCCGTCCAACCCGGTGGCCACCCCCGGCGCAGGCACCCTCGATCTGGCCAAGACCGACACCGAGGACATCGCGCTGATCACCGAGACGGCGTTCCGGTTGTGCACGGGCGATCCGAAGACGCTAACCGGGCGCATCGCACACACCCAGCCTTTCCTCGCCGAGGCCGGCTGGACGAGGACCGGCCCGCCGACCGGATGA
- a CDS encoding RND family transporter: protein MSEHQAEPRVKRPFVPRMVRIFAIPIIAFWGLLAVSTNTFMPQVERVAEELAGPLVPHYAPSQRALLSIGAKFHESNSTSLAMIVLEADRPLGDTDHRYYDDLIRRFRQDPKHVQYAMDLWGKPITAAGAQSLDGKCAYVLLRLAGDIGQMQANESVSAVRDIVAKVAPPPGLKVYVSGAAPLAKDTVAIANSSLNNITIVTIFLIIAMLLLVYRSIVSLFVPLAGVLFEMLVAKGVIATLGHLGYIELSSFAVNIVVALTLGAGTDYGIFLMGRYHEARHDGESREQAFYTAYKSVTPVILGSGLTIAGACYCLTFARLNYFHTMGPAVAISMLFTITAALTLGPAFLTVGSLFGLFDPRSKAKAHLYRRFGTSVVRWPVPILFASAAAVLLGAIFVPTYRQNYDDRQYQPHDSPANLGFQAADRHFPKSKLFSEMLMIESDHDLRNSADFISLDRAAKALARLPGVAMVQSITRPMGRALEHATIPYLFTTQGSGSGQQLPFTKQQNANTNEQAQITQHTVAVLRKEIGFFQTMSDEMHKTVLTMEDMQKVTDELRSNLANLEDFFRPMRSYFYWEKHCFDIPICYAFRSLFESIDGLDKMADDIKDAVTSLEVIDKTLPQIITQLKLTADDSDALASLLVSTYGQSSLQSTQTDQTFDDQINVGLDFDQSRSDDFFYIPHEGFDNEDVKTGMQLLMSPDGKAARLIITHEGDANGPEGVQHVEQFPTAITVALKETSLAGSKVYIGGSGSTNKDIKQYAASDLLIVAIAAFVLIFLIMLFLTRSLMAAVVIPGTVAFSYAGAFGLSILVWQHLIGLPLHWLVLPLTFIILVAVGSDYNLLLILRVKEELHAGIHTGLIRALGSTGGVVTSAGLVFAFTMLAMLTSDLRTVGQVGSTVCIGLLLDTMIVRSFVVPCILRILGPWFWWPTLVRTRPLPQR from the coding sequence ATGAGCGAGCACCAGGCGGAGCCTCGGGTGAAACGACCCTTCGTCCCCAGAATGGTCCGCATCTTCGCGATACCGATCATCGCTTTTTGGGGCCTGCTCGCCGTCTCGACAAACACCTTCATGCCGCAGGTCGAGCGGGTCGCTGAAGAGCTCGCGGGGCCGCTGGTCCCGCACTACGCGCCGTCGCAGCGGGCGTTGCTGTCGATCGGCGCGAAGTTCCACGAGTCCAATTCGACCAGCTTGGCCATGATCGTGCTCGAAGCCGACCGGCCGCTGGGCGACACGGATCATCGGTACTACGACGATCTGATACGCCGGTTCAGGCAAGACCCCAAGCATGTGCAGTATGCGATGGATCTCTGGGGGAAGCCGATCACCGCCGCAGGGGCCCAGAGCCTCGACGGCAAGTGCGCATACGTGCTGCTGCGCCTCGCGGGCGACATCGGCCAGATGCAAGCGAACGAGTCCGTTTCCGCCGTTCGGGATATCGTCGCCAAGGTCGCTCCGCCGCCCGGGCTCAAGGTCTATGTCAGCGGCGCGGCCCCGCTCGCCAAAGACACTGTCGCCATTGCGAATTCGAGCCTGAACAACATCACCATCGTGACGATCTTCCTGATCATCGCGATGTTGCTGCTGGTCTACCGCTCCATCGTCAGTCTGTTCGTGCCGTTGGCCGGAGTTCTGTTCGAGATGCTGGTCGCGAAGGGGGTTATCGCCACCCTGGGGCATCTCGGGTACATCGAGCTCTCGTCATTCGCCGTGAACATCGTCGTCGCGCTCACGCTGGGCGCGGGGACGGACTACGGCATCTTCTTGATGGGCCGCTATCACGAGGCGCGACACGATGGCGAAAGCCGCGAGCAGGCGTTTTACACCGCCTACAAGAGCGTCACTCCCGTCATTCTCGGCTCGGGGCTGACGATCGCGGGGGCGTGCTACTGCTTGACTTTCGCACGACTTAACTACTTCCACACCATGGGGCCGGCCGTTGCGATCAGCATGCTGTTCACCATCACGGCGGCGCTGACACTGGGCCCGGCCTTCTTGACCGTCGGCAGCCTCTTCGGGCTCTTCGACCCGAGAAGCAAGGCCAAGGCCCACCTGTATCGGCGGTTTGGAACGAGCGTGGTGCGGTGGCCGGTGCCGATCCTCTTCGCCAGCGCCGCTGCCGTTCTGCTCGGGGCGATCTTCGTGCCGACGTACCGGCAGAACTACGACGACCGCCAATACCAACCGCACGATTCCCCCGCCAATCTGGGTTTCCAGGCGGCCGATCGGCACTTCCCGAAGAGCAAGCTGTTCTCCGAGATGCTGATGATCGAGTCGGATCACGACTTGCGAAACTCGGCGGACTTCATCTCATTGGACCGAGCGGCCAAGGCTCTCGCACGCCTTCCCGGCGTCGCGATGGTGCAGAGCATCACCAGGCCGATGGGCCGAGCTTTGGAGCACGCGACCATCCCCTACCTGTTCACCACCCAAGGCAGCGGGAGCGGTCAACAGCTCCCGTTCACCAAGCAGCAGAACGCAAATACGAACGAGCAGGCACAGATTACGCAGCACACGGTCGCGGTCTTGCGCAAAGAGATCGGCTTCTTCCAAACGATGTCGGACGAGATGCACAAGACGGTCCTCACCATGGAGGACATGCAAAAGGTCACCGACGAGTTGAGGTCAAACCTTGCCAACCTCGAAGACTTCTTCCGGCCGATGCGCAGCTATTTCTATTGGGAGAAGCACTGTTTCGACATTCCCATCTGCTACGCATTCAGGTCGCTGTTCGAGTCGATCGACGGCCTGGACAAGATGGCCGACGACATCAAGGACGCCGTAACGTCTCTCGAGGTCATCGACAAGACCCTGCCGCAGATCATCACGCAGCTCAAACTCACGGCCGACGACTCGGACGCTTTGGCCTCTCTTCTGGTCAGCACCTATGGCCAGTCCTCTCTGCAGTCCACCCAGACCGACCAGACCTTCGACGACCAGATCAATGTGGGCCTGGACTTCGACCAATCCCGCAGCGACGACTTCTTTTACATCCCACACGAGGGGTTCGACAACGAGGATGTCAAAACCGGTATGCAGCTGCTGATGTCGCCGGACGGCAAGGCCGCCCGGCTCATCATCACCCATGAGGGGGACGCCAACGGCCCGGAAGGCGTGCAGCACGTCGAGCAGTTCCCCACCGCGATCACGGTGGCGCTCAAAGAGACATCGCTGGCCGGCTCGAAGGTTTACATCGGTGGTTCGGGATCAACCAATAAGGACATCAAGCAATACGCGGCGTCCGATCTGCTCATCGTGGCGATCGCCGCCTTCGTGCTGATCTTCTTGATCATGTTGTTCCTCACCAGAAGTCTGATGGCCGCCGTCGTCATCCCCGGCACCGTCGCCTTTTCCTACGCCGGGGCGTTCGGGCTCTCCATACTCGTCTGGCAGCACCTGATCGGCCTGCCTCTGCACTGGTTGGTATTGCCGCTAACGTTCATCATCCTGGTGGCGGTGGGGTCGGACTACAACCTACTGTTGATCCTTCGTGTCAAAGAGGAGCTGCACGCCGGAATCCACACCGGCCTGATCCGCGCGCTCGGCAGCACCGGCGGCGTGGTGACGTCCGCGGGTTTGGTGTTCGCGTTCACCATGCTGGCGATGCTGACCAGCGATCTGCGCACCGTCGGTCAGGTGGGATCGACGGTGTGCATCGGCCTGCTGCTCGACACGATGATCGTGCGTTCGTTCGTCGTGCCGTGCATACTGCGAATCCTCGGGCCGTGGTTCTGGTGGCCCACGCTGGTGCGTACCCGCCCGCTCCCGCAGCGTTGA